A region of Acidithiobacillus ferridurans DNA encodes the following proteins:
- the fusA gene encoding elongation factor G, producing the protein MARTTPIERYRNIGIMAHIDAGKTTTTERILFYTGVSHKIGEVHEGTAVMDWMAQEQERGITITSAATTCFWKGMDGQRAEHRINIIDTPGHVDFTIEVERSLRVLDGAMAVFCAVGGVQPQSETVWRQANKYKVPRIAFVNKMDRQGANFKRVVDQIATKLRGNPVPVQLPIGEEDHFSGVIDLMKMKSINWDDALQGTRFTEEDIPPALQADAEAARHFMVEAIADADEDVMMKYLEGEEISIPELRAALRKATISGAVVPVLCGSAFKNKGVQAALDAVLDYLPSPVDIKPVEGTNPDNGEVIVRSADDSEPFSALAFKIATDPFVGQLTFFRVYSGVLTAGSTVLNPGRNQKERIGRVLQMHANERHEIKEVLAGDIAAAVGLKTAYTGDTLCDLNKPIALEQMEFPEPVIHVAVEPKTKADQEKMGIALGKLAQEDPSFRVRTDQESGQTIISGMGELHLEIIVDRMKREFGVEATVGAPQVAYRETIRKTVESEGKFVRQSGGRGQYGHVWLRLEPLEPGSGFVFENGVVGGTVPKEFIGPTQKGVEEALENGIIAGFPVVDVKVTIFDGSYHDVDSSEAAFKIAGSMGFKAGAAKANPILLEPIFAVEVVTPEEYMGDIIGDINSRRGMMQGMEDEAGAKLIRCEVPLAEMFGYATTVRSLSQGRATYTMQFEKYMEVPGHVAEAIVKKSQR; encoded by the coding sequence GTGGCACGCACAACCCCTATCGAACGCTATCGCAATATCGGCATCATGGCGCACATTGATGCCGGCAAAACGACTACCACTGAGCGCATTCTGTTCTACACTGGCGTCTCTCATAAGATTGGCGAGGTGCATGAAGGTACCGCGGTCATGGACTGGATGGCGCAGGAGCAAGAGCGCGGTATCACCATTACCTCTGCGGCAACTACCTGCTTCTGGAAAGGTATGGATGGGCAGCGTGCCGAGCACCGGATCAACATCATCGACACCCCCGGACACGTCGACTTCACTATCGAGGTGGAACGGTCCCTGCGGGTGTTGGATGGCGCCATGGCGGTATTTTGTGCGGTGGGTGGCGTGCAGCCGCAGTCCGAGACCGTATGGCGGCAGGCAAACAAGTACAAGGTGCCCCGTATTGCGTTCGTCAACAAAATGGATCGCCAGGGTGCCAACTTCAAGCGCGTTGTCGATCAGATCGCGACCAAGCTGCGCGGTAACCCTGTCCCGGTTCAGTTGCCCATCGGTGAGGAAGATCACTTCAGCGGTGTCATCGACCTGATGAAGATGAAGTCCATCAACTGGGATGATGCGTTGCAGGGCACGCGATTTACCGAAGAAGATATTCCCCCTGCCTTGCAAGCGGACGCAGAAGCGGCACGGCACTTCATGGTCGAAGCGATTGCGGACGCCGACGAAGACGTGATGATGAAATATCTGGAAGGTGAGGAAATCAGCATTCCAGAATTGCGGGCGGCCTTGCGCAAGGCGACGATTTCCGGCGCCGTGGTTCCGGTGTTGTGCGGAAGCGCCTTCAAGAACAAAGGGGTACAGGCAGCATTGGACGCAGTATTGGACTATCTGCCGTCGCCTGTTGATATCAAGCCGGTGGAAGGTACGAATCCCGACAATGGCGAAGTAATCGTCCGTTCCGCTGATGACAGCGAACCTTTCTCCGCGCTCGCGTTTAAAATCGCGACGGATCCGTTTGTCGGGCAACTCACCTTTTTTCGGGTGTATTCCGGGGTGCTCACCGCGGGTTCCACGGTCCTCAACCCGGGGCGTAACCAAAAGGAGCGTATCGGGCGCGTGCTGCAGATGCATGCCAATGAACGCCATGAAATCAAAGAGGTGCTTGCTGGCGATATCGCCGCCGCCGTCGGCCTCAAAACAGCTTATACCGGAGATACGCTCTGTGACTTGAATAAGCCCATTGCTCTGGAGCAGATGGAGTTTCCCGAGCCGGTGATTCATGTCGCGGTCGAACCAAAGACCAAGGCGGACCAGGAAAAGATGGGCATTGCTCTGGGGAAGCTTGCGCAGGAGGATCCATCGTTTCGGGTCCGTACCGATCAGGAATCCGGGCAGACCATCATCTCCGGTATGGGCGAGCTGCATCTGGAAATCATCGTCGACCGCATGAAGCGTGAGTTCGGGGTTGAAGCTACTGTCGGTGCGCCGCAGGTGGCGTATCGCGAAACGATCCGCAAGACGGTCGAGTCGGAAGGCAAGTTCGTGCGCCAGTCAGGCGGTCGTGGTCAATACGGACATGTCTGGTTGCGCCTTGAACCCCTCGAGCCGGGAAGCGGTTTTGTATTCGAAAACGGGGTGGTTGGCGGTACGGTGCCCAAGGAGTTCATCGGTCCGACGCAGAAAGGTGTTGAAGAAGCGCTGGAAAATGGTATCATTGCCGGCTTCCCTGTGGTGGACGTCAAGGTCACCATTTTTGACGGTTCATATCATGATGTCGACTCCTCAGAGGCGGCATTCAAGATCGCGGGGTCCATGGGTTTCAAGGCGGGCGCAGCCAAGGCGAATCCTATACTGCTGGAACCCATCTTTGCCGTAGAGGTAGTAACTCCGGAAGAATATATGGGTGACATCATCGGCGACATCAATAGTCGTCGCGGCATGATGCAGGGTATGGAAGACGAGGCGGGCGCCAAGCTGATCCGCTGCGAAGTGCCTCTGGCGGAGATGTTCGGATATGCGACGACGGTACGTTCGCTTTCCCAGGGCCGCGCCACCTATACCATGCAGTTTGAGAAGTATATGGAAGTCCCCGGCCATGTGGCCGAGGCCATTGTCAAGAAAAGTCAGCGCTAG
- the rpoC gene encoding DNA-directed RNA polymerase subunit beta' has product MDALKDLLKLFKQNDQQEEFDAIRIGIASPDKVRSWSFGEVKKPETINYRTFKPEREGLFCAKIFGPIKDYECLCGKYKRLKHRGVVCEKCGVEVTQARVRRERMGHIELASPVAHIWFLKSLPSRMGMILDMPLRDIERVLYFEAYVVVDPGVTALERGNILTEDQYLDALEEHGDEFTAKMGAEGIRDLLRGIPLAQEIEQIRNELRESNSDTKTKKLSKRLKILEAFEQSGNRPEWMIMEVLPVLPPDLRPLVPLDGGRFATSDLNDLYRRVINRNNRLKRLLELKAPDIIVRNEKRMLQEAVDALLDNGRRGRAISGPNKRPLKSLADMIKGKQGRFRQNLLGKRVDYSGRSVIVVGPELRLHQCGLPKKMALELFKPFIFNKLEERGLATTIKAAKRLVEQEKPEVWDILEEVIREHPVMLNRAPTLHRLGIQAFEPVLIEGKAIQLHPLVCAAYNADFDGDQMAVHVPLSLEAQLEARTLMMSTNNILSPANGEPVIVPSQDIVLGLYYVSQERADAKGTGGVFADTAEVRRAYETGNLGLHARITVRFRGERIDTTAGRALLGDILPEGLPFSVINRVLKKKVIGELINTCYRRLGIKDTVIFADQLMYTGFRMATRAGISFGAGDMVTPLEKEGILARSEDEVKAIQAQYTSGLVTEGERYNKVVDIWSRATDEVAKAMMDRVSKDTVYLPDGSSVQQDSFNSIFMMADSGARGSAAQIRQLAGMRGLMAKPDGSIIETPITANFREGLNVLQYFISTHGARKGLADTALKTANSGYLTRRLVDVTQDLVVVETDCGSEEGLPMTSLVEGGEIIEPLRDRVLGRVVAEDVVHPNTGEIVILRNTLLTERHLGQLDELGVDALKVRSPLTCRSRHGVCALCYGRDLARGHLVNAGEAVGVIAAQSIGEPGTQLTMRTFHIGGAASRSAAQSSIDIKQGGVFRYQPNLRLVTHSSGRHVVVGRNGEVTVTDEQGREKERYKVPYGATILVDDNAAVTAGRRVAEWDPHTRPIVSEVGGKISLKDAVEGASVAIQTDEITGLSTLVVIDAKQRPPQGRDLRPVISLLDEHGQDLKLPGTDLPARYFLPAKAIIAVHEGMEIHPGDILARLPVGTTKTRDITGGLPRVAELFEARRPKDFAVIAEHEGIIGFGKDTKGKQRLIITDESGEQHEYLIPKGRHVTVYEGERVSPGEQLVEGQPVPHDILRVLGVQALANYIVDEVQDVYRLQGVRINDKHIEVILRQMLRRVEVTSSGDSTFIPGDQVDRARVEDESIALEAAGKELPRFTPMLLGITKASLSTESFISAASFQETTRVLTEAAVSGKADDLRGLKENVIVGRLIPAGTGLAYHEHRRRLSRGESALSLETAVPRDMPVSVSDMP; this is encoded by the coding sequence ATGGATGCGTTGAAAGACTTACTGAAGCTCTTCAAACAAAACGATCAGCAGGAAGAATTCGATGCGATTCGGATCGGTATCGCGTCTCCGGATAAGGTGCGGTCATGGTCTTTCGGTGAGGTAAAAAAACCCGAGACGATTAATTATCGGACCTTCAAACCGGAACGCGAAGGCTTGTTCTGTGCCAAGATCTTTGGGCCGATCAAGGACTACGAGTGCCTCTGCGGCAAGTACAAGCGCCTGAAACACCGCGGCGTGGTCTGCGAAAAATGCGGTGTTGAGGTAACCCAGGCGAGGGTCCGCCGCGAGCGGATGGGACACATTGAACTTGCCAGCCCTGTCGCCCACATCTGGTTCCTCAAATCTCTGCCGAGTCGTATGGGCATGATTCTCGATATGCCGCTGCGTGATATCGAGCGGGTCCTCTATTTTGAAGCGTATGTGGTCGTTGATCCGGGGGTGACCGCGCTGGAACGCGGGAACATCCTTACCGAAGACCAGTACCTGGACGCCCTGGAAGAGCATGGGGATGAGTTTACGGCAAAAATGGGCGCAGAGGGTATTCGTGACCTGCTGCGTGGCATACCCCTGGCTCAGGAAATTGAGCAGATCCGCAATGAACTGCGAGAGAGCAACTCCGACACAAAGACCAAGAAGCTCAGCAAGCGGTTGAAGATCCTGGAGGCCTTTGAACAGTCTGGCAATCGTCCCGAATGGATGATCATGGAAGTGCTTCCGGTGCTGCCCCCGGACCTGCGGCCCCTGGTGCCACTGGATGGCGGCCGTTTTGCAACCTCTGATCTCAACGATCTCTACCGGCGGGTCATCAATCGTAACAACCGGCTCAAGCGCCTGCTGGAACTAAAGGCGCCGGACATCATCGTGCGCAACGAAAAACGCATGTTGCAGGAAGCCGTAGACGCGCTGCTCGATAACGGTCGGCGTGGACGTGCCATCTCGGGACCCAATAAACGCCCGCTCAAGTCGCTTGCGGATATGATCAAGGGCAAGCAGGGTCGCTTCCGTCAGAATCTGCTGGGTAAACGGGTGGACTACTCCGGCCGCTCGGTTATCGTCGTCGGACCTGAACTGCGCCTGCACCAGTGCGGTTTGCCGAAGAAGATGGCCCTGGAGTTGTTCAAGCCATTCATTTTCAACAAGTTGGAAGAGCGCGGGCTGGCGACCACCATCAAGGCCGCCAAGCGTTTGGTCGAGCAGGAAAAACCGGAAGTCTGGGATATCCTTGAAGAGGTGATTCGCGAACATCCGGTCATGCTGAACCGCGCGCCAACCTTGCATCGCCTGGGTATCCAGGCCTTTGAACCGGTCCTGATCGAAGGCAAGGCCATCCAACTGCATCCACTGGTATGTGCGGCATACAATGCGGATTTTGACGGTGATCAGATGGCTGTGCACGTCCCGCTGTCGCTGGAGGCGCAGTTGGAAGCCCGGACCCTGATGATGTCCACCAACAATATTCTCAGCCCGGCCAATGGTGAGCCCGTTATCGTCCCGTCCCAGGACATCGTCCTCGGACTCTACTACGTCAGCCAGGAGCGGGCCGACGCCAAGGGCACGGGCGGGGTCTTCGCGGATACGGCAGAGGTGCGGCGCGCCTATGAAACGGGCAACCTGGGTCTGCATGCCCGTATCACCGTGCGCTTTCGCGGTGAGCGTATCGATACCACGGCAGGACGCGCCCTGCTCGGGGATATTCTCCCCGAGGGGCTGCCGTTCAGTGTCATCAACCGGGTACTGAAGAAGAAGGTGATCGGCGAACTTATCAATACCTGTTACCGGCGTTTGGGTATCAAGGATACGGTTATCTTTGCGGATCAGTTGATGTATACCGGCTTCCGTATGGCGACACGCGCAGGCATTTCCTTTGGTGCCGGGGATATGGTCACGCCGCTGGAAAAAGAGGGCATCCTGGCGCGGTCCGAAGATGAGGTCAAAGCCATTCAGGCCCAATACACCTCGGGTCTGGTGACCGAGGGTGAACGTTATAACAAGGTCGTCGACATCTGGTCGCGGGCTACCGACGAAGTTGCCAAAGCCATGATGGATCGAGTCAGTAAGGATACCGTGTACCTCCCGGACGGCAGTTCGGTGCAGCAGGATTCGTTCAACTCGATCTTTATGATGGCGGATTCCGGCGCCCGAGGTTCGGCGGCGCAGATTCGCCAGCTTGCAGGCATGCGCGGCCTGATGGCGAAGCCCGACGGTTCTATTATCGAGACTCCCATCACCGCAAATTTCCGTGAAGGGCTCAACGTCCTGCAATACTTCATTTCCACCCATGGTGCCCGCAAGGGACTTGCAGATACCGCGCTGAAAACCGCCAACTCCGGCTATTTAACCCGGCGTCTGGTAGACGTTACCCAGGATCTGGTGGTGGTCGAGACCGATTGTGGATCGGAGGAAGGCCTGCCCATGACCTCCCTCGTCGAGGGCGGTGAGATCATCGAACCTCTGCGCGATCGCGTGCTGGGTCGTGTAGTTGCGGAGGATGTGGTCCACCCCAACACCGGTGAGATTGTCATCCTCCGCAATACGCTGCTGACAGAGCGGCATCTCGGTCAGTTGGACGAACTGGGCGTGGATGCACTGAAGGTGCGTTCGCCCCTGACCTGCCGGTCACGCCATGGGGTCTGTGCACTGTGTTATGGGCGTGACCTGGCACGTGGGCATCTAGTCAACGCGGGTGAGGCAGTCGGCGTTATCGCCGCGCAATCCATTGGTGAACCGGGTACCCAGCTCACCATGCGTACTTTCCACATCGGTGGTGCGGCCAGTCGTTCTGCTGCGCAAAGCAGTATCGATATCAAACAGGGCGGGGTTTTTCGTTATCAGCCAAACCTTCGTCTGGTTACGCACAGCAGTGGACGCCACGTAGTGGTGGGCCGGAATGGGGAGGTGACCGTCACTGACGAACAAGGCCGGGAAAAAGAGCGTTACAAGGTGCCCTATGGTGCCACCATTCTGGTGGATGACAACGCCGCGGTCACCGCGGGCCGTCGGGTCGCGGAATGGGATCCGCATACGCGGCCCATTGTCAGCGAGGTCGGCGGCAAAATTTCTCTGAAAGATGCGGTGGAAGGCGCGAGCGTAGCCATCCAGACCGACGAGATCACCGGGCTGTCGACACTCGTCGTCATCGACGCCAAACAACGGCCACCCCAGGGACGGGATTTGCGCCCGGTGATCAGCCTGCTGGACGAGCACGGCCAGGACCTGAAGCTGCCCGGTACGGACCTGCCCGCACGCTATTTCCTGCCGGCAAAGGCGATTATCGCGGTGCACGAAGGTATGGAAATTCATCCCGGAGATATTCTGGCACGTCTGCCGGTGGGTACCACAAAGACGCGCGACATTACCGGTGGTCTGCCCCGTGTGGCGGAGCTGTTCGAGGCCCGGCGTCCCAAGGACTTCGCTGTTATCGCGGAGCACGAGGGCATCATCGGCTTCGGGAAAGACACAAAGGGCAAGCAGCGACTGATCATCACCGACGAGAGCGGGGAACAGCATGAATATCTGATTCCCAAGGGGCGCCATGTGACCGTGTACGAAGGGGAGCGGGTCAGCCCGGGTGAGCAGCTTGTCGAAGGCCAGCCGGTTCCGCACGATATCCTGCGTGTGCTGGGTGTGCAGGCTCTCGCCAACTACATCGTAGATGAGGTGCAGGACGTATACCGTCTGCAGGGCGTGCGTATCAATGATAAGCACATCGAAGTCATTCTGCGCCAGATGCTGCGTAGGGTCGAAGTGACGTCCAGCGGGGACAGTACCTTTATTCCCGGAGACCAGGTGGATCGGGCACGGGTGGAAGATGAAAGCATCGCGCTGGAAGCCGCCGGCAAAGAACTGCCGCGTTTCACTCCGATGTTGCTGGGTATCACCAAGGCAAGCCTGTCTACCGAATCGTTCATCTCGGCGGCAAGCTTCCAGGAAACCACCCGCGTACTCACTGAGGCTGCAGTATCCGGCAAGGCAGACGACTTGCGCGGCCTCAAGGAAAACGTCATTGTCGGACGTTTGATTCCTGCAGGAACGGGCCTGGCCTACCATGAGCATCGCCGACGGCTGAGTCGGGGTGAATCTGCCCTTTCCCTGGAGACCGCGGTGCCGCGCGATATGCCGGTATCGGTGAGCGATATGCCGTAA
- the rpsL gene encoding 30S ribosomal protein S12 has protein sequence MPTLNQLVRKPRKRPVAKSKVPALDANPQKRGVCTRVYTTTPKKPNSALRKVARVRLTNGFEVSSYIPGEGHNLQEHSVVLIRGGRVKDLPGVRYHIVRGTLDTAGVKNRKQSRSKYGAKRPK, from the coding sequence ATGCCCACATTAAATCAGCTCGTGCGCAAGCCACGTAAGCGGCCTGTAGCCAAAAGCAAGGTTCCGGCGTTGGACGCCAACCCGCAGAAGCGCGGCGTGTGTACCCGTGTTTACACGACGACACCTAAAAAGCCCAACTCGGCATTGCGTAAAGTCGCCCGTGTGCGTCTCACCAATGGTTTTGAGGTCAGCAGTTATATTCCCGGTGAAGGGCATAACCTGCAGGAGCACTCCGTGGTACTGATTCGCGGCGGTCGTGTCAAGGATCTTCCCGGTGTACGCTATCATATCGTGCGTGGCACCCTGGATACTGCCGGTGTCAAAAACCGTAAACAGTCGCGTTCCAAGTATGGCGCCAAGCGTCCAAAGTAA
- the rpsG gene encoding 30S ribosomal protein S7, translating into MPRRREVPKRIVLPDPKYKEEVIAKFANVMMRDGKKSTAEKIVYGALEMVAERSKSDALEIFRKAIDNVRPVVEVKSRRVGGATYQVPVEIRSDRRMALAMRWLRDSARKRNEKSMGNRLAAEILEAAENRGNAVRKREETHRMAEANKAFAHFRW; encoded by the coding sequence ATGCCAAGACGTCGTGAAGTCCCCAAGCGGATTGTTCTGCCGGATCCCAAGTACAAGGAAGAGGTCATTGCCAAATTTGCCAACGTGATGATGCGTGATGGCAAAAAAAGCACTGCCGAAAAAATCGTTTACGGTGCATTGGAAATGGTTGCGGAGCGGAGCAAAAGCGACGCCCTCGAAATTTTTCGTAAGGCTATCGACAACGTGCGCCCGGTCGTGGAAGTGAAAAGCCGTCGCGTCGGAGGTGCCACTTACCAAGTACCCGTCGAGATCCGTTCGGACCGGCGCATGGCGTTGGCTATGCGTTGGCTGCGTGACTCAGCGCGTAAACGGAACGAAAAGTCCATGGGTAACCGACTGGCGGCGGAAATTCTCGAAGCGGCGGAAAATCGCGGCAACGCGGTTCGTAAGCGTGAGGAGACCCATCGTATGGCAGAAGCGAATAAGGCCTTTGCCCATTTCCGCTGGTAA